From a region of the Daphnia magna isolate NIES linkage group LG1, ASM2063170v1.1, whole genome shotgun sequence genome:
- the LOC116924372 gene encoding pyrimidodiazepine synthase isoform X2, with the protein MSDVFVPISETKHLTSGSTCPDVTPSLMRLYSMKFCPYAQRTRLVLAAKRIQNEVVNINLVTKPDWFFDRNPLGKVPCLEFDGKVIFESLITADYLDEVYPSPYLLNSTDPFRKAQDRILIEMFNMVHSNLYKLYRAKLDVEDSWKGPIGGIQKGLTIFEEELTKREIKFFGGENPGMVDYMIWPWMERLPTLPILSQEKFKVEMENFPNLAKWISDMKEDSAVKESHISPENHARFITGFLSGNPEYDMEMN; encoded by the exons ATGAGTGACGTATTTGTCCCTATATCTGAGACGAAACATCTCACTTCAG GTTCTACATGTCCTGATGTAACACCAAGTCTCATGCGTTTGTATAGTATGAAATTTTGTCCATATGCTCAAAGGACCAGACTAGTGCTAGCAGCCAAGAGAATTCA AAATGAAGTTGTGAACATTAACTTAGTCACAAAGCCTGACTGGTTTTTTGATCGAAACCCACTTGGCAAAGTTCCATGCCTAGAATTTGATGGAAAAGTGATATTTGAGAGCTTAATCACTGCTGATTATCTTGATGAAGTCTATCCAAGTCCTTACTTGCTAAATAGTACTGACCCGTTTCGTAAGGCACAAGACAGGATTTTAATTGAAATGTTCAATATG GTTCATAGTAACTTATACAAATTATACCGTGCAAAGTTAGATGTTGAAGATTCTTGGAAAGGGCCCATTGGTGGTATCCAGAAGGGTTTAACAATTTTTGAGGAAGAACTAACAAAGAGAGAAATCAAATTCTTTGGAG GTGAAAATCCTGGAATGGTGGATTACATGATTTGGCCATGGATGGAGAGATTGCCTACATTGCCTATACTGAGCCAAGAAAAGTTCAAAGTCGAGATGGAAAACTTCCCGAATCTG GCAAAATGGATTAGTGACATGAAAGAAGACAGTGCTGTCAAGGAAAGCCATATTTCTCCGGAAAATCATGCAAGATTCATTACAGGATTTCTTTCAGGCAATCCCGAGTATGACATGGAAATGAACTGA
- the LOC116924372 gene encoding pyrimidodiazepine synthase isoform X1: protein MSDVFVPISETKHLTSGSTCPDVTPSLMRLYSMKFCPYAQRTRLVLAAKRIQNEVVNINLVTKPDWFFDRNPLGKVPCLEFDGKVIFESLITADYLDEVYPSPYLLNSTDPFRKAQDRILIEMFNMVHSNLYKLYRAKLDVEDSWKGPIGGIQKGLTIFEEELTKREIKFFGGDGENPGMVDYMIWPWMERLPTLPILSQEKFKVEMENFPNLAKWISDMKEDSAVKESHISPENHARFITGFLSGNPEYDMEMN from the exons ATGAGTGACGTATTTGTCCCTATATCTGAGACGAAACATCTCACTTCAG GTTCTACATGTCCTGATGTAACACCAAGTCTCATGCGTTTGTATAGTATGAAATTTTGTCCATATGCTCAAAGGACCAGACTAGTGCTAGCAGCCAAGAGAATTCA AAATGAAGTTGTGAACATTAACTTAGTCACAAAGCCTGACTGGTTTTTTGATCGAAACCCACTTGGCAAAGTTCCATGCCTAGAATTTGATGGAAAAGTGATATTTGAGAGCTTAATCACTGCTGATTATCTTGATGAAGTCTATCCAAGTCCTTACTTGCTAAATAGTACTGACCCGTTTCGTAAGGCACAAGACAGGATTTTAATTGAAATGTTCAATATG GTTCATAGTAACTTATACAAATTATACCGTGCAAAGTTAGATGTTGAAGATTCTTGGAAAGGGCCCATTGGTGGTATCCAGAAGGGTTTAACAATTTTTGAGGAAGAACTAACAAAGAGAGAAATCAAATTCTTTGGAGGTGATG GTGAAAATCCTGGAATGGTGGATTACATGATTTGGCCATGGATGGAGAGATTGCCTACATTGCCTATACTGAGCCAAGAAAAGTTCAAAGTCGAGATGGAAAACTTCCCGAATCTG GCAAAATGGATTAGTGACATGAAAGAAGACAGTGCTGTCAAGGAAAGCCATATTTCTCCGGAAAATCATGCAAGATTCATTACAGGATTTCTTTCAGGCAATCCCGAGTATGACATGGAAATGAACTGA
- the LOC116924005 gene encoding LOW QUALITY PROTEIN: DNA replication licensing factor mcm5 (The sequence of the model RefSeq protein was modified relative to this genomic sequence to represent the inferred CDS: deleted 2 bases in 2 codons) — MEGFDDPGIYYSDNFGSEERANEINVNNQAIKKKYKDFIRQFHEGNFNYKYRDALKQQYNLGQYFLEVSVEDISSFDEMLAHKLQKQPSDYLPLLEEAAKEVADEITAPRPEGETVVQDIQVLLKSDANPISVRDLKSDLVSQLVKIPGIIVAATGIKAKATKISIQCRSCRNVVPNLTIKPGLDGYILPRKCASELSGGAKCLLDPYFIMPDKCECVDFQTLKLQELPDAVPQGEMPRHLQLFCDRYLCEKVVPGNRLTILGIYAIKKAGKSTKTSAREKIAVGVRSGYLRVVGIQVDNVGAGRSSSVPLTSDDEELFRRLAASSNIYERIAKSIAPSIFGFEDIKKATACLLFGGSRKRMPDGLTRRGDINVLLLGDPGTAKSQLLKFVEKVAPIAVYTSGKGSSAAGLTASVIRDPTTRNFVMEGGAMVLADGGVVCIDEFDKMREDDRVAIHEAMEQQTISIAKAGITTTLNSRCAVFAAANSVFGRWDDSKGEDNIDFMPTILSRFDTIFIVKDEHNERRDMTLAKHVMGIHMNAVQTGEQSHEGELSLALLKKYIAFCRSRCGPRLSEAAAEKLKNRYVLMRSGVREHEMDTEKRLNIPITVRQLEAVIRLSESLAKMQLQPFATDTHVDEALRLFQVSTLDAAMSGSLAGAEGFTSEEDQEVISRIEKQLKRRFAIGSQVSENSIVQDFTRQKYPERAIFKVIHCMIRRGELQHRMQRKMLYRIK, encoded by the exons atgGAAGGTTTCGACGACCCAGGAATATACTATTCCGACAATTTTGGTTCAGAAGAACGGGCCAATGAAATTAATGTAAATAATCAAgctataaaaaagaaatataaagaTTTCATTCGTCAATTTCACGAAGGAAACTTCAATTACAAATACAG AGATGCCCTTAAACAACAATATAATCTTGGCCAGTATTTTTTGGAAGTTTCGGTGGAGGATATCTCAAGCTTCGATGAAATGCTGGCTCACAAACTACAGAAGCAACCCTCTGATTATTTACCCTTG TTGGAGGAGGCTGCTAAAGAAGTAGCAGATGAGATAACAGCGCCAAGACCTGAAGGTGAAACTGTAGTACAAGATATTCAGGTTCTGCTGAAGTctgatgccaatcccatatcTGTTCGAGATTTAAAG TCAGATCTAGTGTCACAGTTGGTCAAAATTCCTGGGATTATTGTGGCTGCAACTGGGATTAAGGCTAAAGCAACAAAGATCTCGATCCAGTGCCGATCCTGTCGCAATGTAGTCCCTAACTTGACCATTAAACCTGGCTTGGATGGCTACATTCTTCCGCGCAAGTGTGCATC tgaGCTCTCAGGAGGTGCCAAATGTCTGTTGGATCCCTACTTTATTATGCCAGACAAGTGCGAATGTGTAGATTTCCAAACATTGAAATTGCAAGAGTTGCCGGATGCAGTGCCGCAGGGTGAAATGCCTCGACATTTGCAACTTTTCTGTGATCGATACCTTTGCGAGAAGGTGGTACCGGGAAACAGATTAACGATTTTGGGTATCTACGCTATCAAAAAAGCCGGCAAAAGTACCAAG ACGTCCGCTCGAGAGAAAATT GCTGTGGGTGTTCGTAGTGGTTATCTTCGCGTAGTTGGCATTCAAGTCGATAATGTGGGCGCTGGTCGAAGCAGCTCAGTCCCTCTAACATCAGACGACGAAGAACTCTTTCGCCGTCTTGCTGCCTCGTCCAATATATACGAACGTATCGCGAAAAGTATCGCACCTAGCATTTTTGGGTTCGAGGATATTAAAAAAGCCACTGCTTGCCTACTGTTTGGAG GTTCTCGTAAACGGATGCCTGATGGCCTAACTCGACGTGGAGACATTAATGTTTTACTACTTGGAGATCCAGGTACTGCAAAGTCGCAGTTGCTGAAATtcgttgaaaaagtggcacccaTAGCTGTATACACCTCAGGAAAGGGTTCTTCTGCTGCTGGTCTTACAGCTTCTGTTATCCGCGATCCTACaaca CGTAATTTTGTGATGGAGGGAGGTGCCATGGTTCTTGCCGATGGTGGAGTGGTATGCATCGACGAG TTCGATAAAATGCGTGAAGATGACCGCGTGGCCATTCACGAAGCAATGGAACAGCAGACTATTTCGATTGCCAAG GCTGGTATAACGACTACTCTGAATTCGCGTTGCGCTGTGTTCGCAGCAGCAAACTCTGTTTTTGGTCGGTGGGATGACAGCAAGGGAGAAGACAACATTGACTTCATGCCGACTATTTTGTCACGTTTCGATACTATCTTTATCGTTAAGGATGAGCACAACGAGCGCCGAGACATG ACTTTAGCTAAGCACGTGATGGGGATCCACATGAATGCTGTTCAAACTGGTGAACAATCACACGAAGGAGAGCTGAGTCTCGCTTTGCTTAAAAAATACATCGCATTCTGCCGCAG TCGTTGCGGACCGCGGTTGTCTGAGGCTGCTGCTGAAAAGCTAAAGAATCGCTATGTTCTTATGCGTAGCGGTGTACGTGAACATGAAATGGACACCGAGAAACGCCTTAACATTCCCATCACTGTTAG gCAACTGGAGGCTGTAATTCGTTTGTCTGAATCCTTGGCAAAAATGCAACTCCAACCGTTTGCCACTGACACGCATGTCGACGAGGCGTTACGGCTTTTCCAGGTGTCCACGTTGGACGCCGCCATGTCCGGAAGTTTAGCTG GTGCGGAAGGATTTACGTCAGAGGAAGACCAAGAAGTGATTTCGCGCATTGAGAAACAATTGAAACGGCGTTTTGCTATTGGTTCACAAGTATCGGAAAATAGTATCGTTCAGGATTTCACTCGTCAG AAATATCCGGAAAGAGCTATTTTCAAAGTGATCCATTGTATGATTCGTCGTGGGGAGTTGCAACATCGCATGCAGCGAAAGATGTTGTATCGCATTaaataa
- the LOC116924387 gene encoding 26S proteasome non-ATPase regulatory subunit 8, protein MAHRDELNSLYVQLSSEYEKGFSDVKKCSGILEKLKIGLTHIAYLPSVGAPLVKDDLLLGRNVLEKGALFSISAKDIPAFERYVAQLKSYYLDFSNFLPESTLKYELLGLNLLWLLTQNRVAEFHTELELLSPNDIQKNVFIHYPVSLEQYLMEGCYNKIFHAKNQVPAPSFNYFLDILVDTIRDEIAACMEKSFDKIHLSEAAKMLSITNINSMKEYGNKREWSLNSGDYYLFQIDVKKCDDSLTALELAKQAIEYARELEMIV, encoded by the exons ATGGCTCACCGAGATGAATTAAACAGCTTGTACGTGCAACTTTCAAGTGAATACGAAAAGGGATTTTCAGACGTAAAGAAATGTTCCGGAATTCTTGAGAAACTAAAA ATTGGTCTTACGCATATCGCATATTTACCTTCGGTGGGTGCCCCTCTTGTGAAAGATGATCTTTTGCTTGGTC GTAATGTTTTGGAAAAAGGGGCCCTTTTCAGCATTTCTGCCAAAGATATTCCAGCATTTGAGAGATATGTGGCACAATTGAAATCCTACTATTTGGATTTCAG CAATTTTCTACCAGAGTCCACTTTGAAGTATGAGCTACTGGGTTTGAATTTGCTTTGGCTACTAACCCAAAACCGTGTTGCAGAATTTCACACAGAGCTTGAACTTCTTTCCCCCAATGACAttcaaaaaaatgtctttattCACTATCCTGTTTCTTTGGAGCAATATTTGATGGAAGGATGCTACAACAAG ATATTCCACGCAAAAAATCAAGTCCCGGCACCGAGTTTCAATTACTTTCTCGATATTCTGGTTGACACTATTCGAGATGAGATAGCAGCGTGTATGGAGAAGTCATTTGACAAAATCCACCTTAGTGAAGCAGCAAAAATGCTAAGCATTACCAACATAAACTCTATGAAAGAATATGGAAATAAG CGAGAATGGTCGTTGAATTCTGGAGACTATTATCTTTTCCAAATTGACGTGAAAAAGTGCGACGACTCTTTGACTGCACTTGAATTAGCTAAACAAGCGATAGAGTATGCTCGTGAACTAGAAATGATTGTTTAA
- the LOC116924259 gene encoding 26S proteasome regulatory subunit 10B, with product MDPVREKALQDYRKKLLEHAEVEGRLKEMRELLKDLTKQYDKSENDLKALQSVGQIVGEVLKQLTEEKFIVKATNGPRYVVGCRRQLDKARLKSGTRVALDMTTLTIMRYLPREVDPLVYNMSHEDPGDVTYSEIGGLSEQIRELREVIELPLLNPELFQRVGITPPKGCLLYGPPGTGKTLLARAVASQLDANFLKVVSSAIVDKYIGESARLIREMFNYARDHQPCIIFMDEIDAIGGRRFSEGTSADREIQRTLMELLNQMDGFDSLGQVKMIMATNRPDTLDPALLRPGRLDRKIEIPLPNEQARLEILKIHAGPIAKHGDIDYEAVVKLSDSFNGADLRNVCTEAGLFAIRAERDYVIEEDFMKAVRKVADNKKLESKLDYKPV from the exons ATGGACCCTGTCCGAGAGAAAGCCCTCCAAGACTATCGTAAAAAATTGTTAGAACATGCCGAAGTTGAAGGAAGATTGAAagaaa TGCGAGAACTGTTGAAGGATCTCACAAAGCAGTATGATAAATctgaaaatgatttgaaagCCCTTCAAAGTGTTGGCCAG ATTGTTGGAGAAGTCTTGAAGCAGCTGACAGAGGAAAAGT TTATTGTTAAAGCTACCAATGGTCCTCGCTATGTTGTTGGATGCAGACGTCAATTGGACAAGGCTAGACTTAAGTCAGGCACCAGGGTAGCTCTGGACATGACAACATTAACTATTATGAGATATCTTCCTCGTGAAGTTGATCCATTAGTGTACAACATGTCTCATGAAGATCCTGGAGATGTTACTTACTCAGAAATTG GTGGTCTGAGTGAGCAGATCCGTGAATTGAGAGAAGTGATTGAGTTACCTCTCTTGAATCCTGAATTGTTTCAACGTGTTGGCATTACCCCACCCAAGGGATGCTTGTTGTATGGACCACCTGGCACTGGAAAAACTCTTCTGGCAAGAGCTGTTGCCAGCCAATTGGATGCAAACTTTTTGAAA GTTGTTTCCAGCGCCATTGTGGACAAATATATCGGTGAAAGTGCCCGGCTTATTCGAGAGATGTTCAACTACGCAAGAGATCATCAACCTTGCATTATTTTCATGGACGAAATCGATGCTATtg GTGGACGCCGTTTCAGTGAGGGCACATCGGCTGACAGAGAAATTCAACGGACACTTATGGAACTCTTAAATCAAATGGACGGATTTGATTCTCTTGGACAG GTGAAAATGATCATGGCAACAAACCGACCAGATACGCTTGATCCTGCTCTGTTACGTCCAGGGCGCCTTGATCGAAAGATTGAAATCCCCTTGCCAAATGAGCAAGCACGCCTAGAGATTTTGAAAATTCATGCTGGGCCAATCGCGAAGCATGGTGACATTGATTATGAAGCAGTCGTAAAACTATCAGACAGCTTTAATGGAGCCGATTTGCGAAATGTATGTACTGAAGCTGGACTGTTTGCCATTCGCGCAGAGAGGGATTATGTCATTGAAGAGGATTTCATGAAAGCCGTTCGTAAGGTGGCAGACAATAAGAAGCTTGAGTCAAAACTTGACTATAAGCCAGTTTAA
- the LOC116924325 gene encoding LOW QUALITY PROTEIN: CD63 antigen (The sequence of the model RefSeq protein was modified relative to this genomic sequence to represent the inferred CDS: deleted 2 bases in 1 codon), with the protein MFLTDVVFLTQLKCGTIICHSFWPSSYVVAILLALALVFSVESIKNSTPFVKDILFLSFPLTSVSVPSKLFYSSVLFSLAPTSVIGCVIALLKFPISRGFNVSFYAFQLIFGIILLLMQDQSANRFDLEVELIESVMQYNRMTNRDDARKWDVTHRKLKCCGYDNYQDWFVTPNEIRTDVPDSCCLVPIKKCGLDASKRDRIEEKIHTRGCYPVLSDQLRQIRLIYLSIVFIVLSTPLIVFIRKIRAWIESRRLWQRD; encoded by the exons ATGTTCCTTACAGATGTAGTTTTTCTCACGCAACTAAAATG TGGAACAATTATTTGCCATTCTTTCTGGCCTTCGTCGTATGTTGTGGCTATCTTGTTGGCTTTAGCACTTGTCTTTTCTGTGGAAAGCATTAAGAATTCAACGCCATTTGTTAAAGACATTTTATTTCTATCTTTTCCCTTAACCAGTGTTTCGGTGCCATCAAAGTTGTTCTATTCTTCTGTTCTTTTCTCGTTAGCGCCGACTAGTGTAATTGGATGC GTTATTGCCCTTTTGAAATTTCCAATTTCTCGGGGTTTCAACGTATCATTCTATGCGTTCCAGTTGATTTTCGGAATCATATTGCTCTTGATGCAAGATCAGTCAGCCAATAGATTTGATCTGGAAGTAGAGTTAATCGAATCCGTAATGCAGTACAACCGGATGACCAATAGAGACGATGCACGGAAATGGGATGTAACGCATCGAAAGCTAAAATGCTGTGGTTATGACAATTATCAAGACTGGTTCGTCACGCCGAACGAAATAAGGACTGACGTCCCGGACTCTTGCTGCCTAGTACCGATTAAGAAATGCGGCTTGGATGCGTCCAAAAGAGACCGAATAGAAGAGAAAATACATACGCGCGGATGCTATCCAGTCTTATCTGATCAACTGAGGCAAATTAGGCTGATTTATTTGAGCattgtatttattgttttgagCACTCCCTTGATTGTGTTTATCCGTAAGATACGGGCATGGATTGAATCAAGAAGACTCTGGCAACGCGATTAA
- the LOC116924541 gene encoding uncharacterized protein LOC116924541 isoform X1: MLFEQEENDLQVNDVVMQEPAPSPIDSDYFSETDEDSPVDGQEENNPSDPVVCSVSDDWIELDLSMDSLRSLGFLSDIDFQAVLESFAEFTSHQLRLGVSSPREMEGLLRNHFAYLLWRRTVFTKLRQLPPVTAEAEQLNHFLGNKWYEDTEMMADNRERFKSLVDATTVPQLIISTIQSYFRKRQPERTARDVVYQNKRPRRN, encoded by the exons ATGTTATTCGAGCAAGAAGAAAACGATCTCCAAGTGAACGACGTGGTAATGCAGGAACCTGCTCCTAGTCCCATCGATAGCGATTACTTTAGCGAAACTGATGAAGATTCACCCGTGGATGgccaagaagaaaacaacccaAGTGACCCAGTCGTTTGTTCGGTTTCGGATGATTGGATAGAACTGGACTTGTCAATGGACTCTTTGCGGTCGCTAGGTTTCCTAAGCG ATATTGATTTTCAAGCCGTTTTGGAATCTTTCGCAGAGTTCACGAGTCATCAGTTACGTTTGGGCGTGTCTAGTCCGAGGGAAATGGAag GTTTGCTAAGAAATCATTTTGCATATCTTTTATGGCGTCGCACCGTATTCACCAAGCTTCGTCAGCTACCACCAGTCACAG CGGAAGCGGAACAGCTAAACCACTTTCTCGGCAATAAGTGGTACGAGGACACAGAGATGATGGCAGATAATAGAGAACGGTTCAAGAGTTTGGTAGATGCAACTACCGTGCCCCAATTGATTATCTCTACCATTCAATCTTACTTCCGTAAACGACAACCCGAGAGAACGGCAAGGGATGTCGTTTACCAAAATAAGAGACCCCGCAGAAATTAA
- the LOC116924541 gene encoding uncharacterized protein LOC116924541 isoform X2 → MLFEQEENDLQVNDVVMQEPAPSPIDSDYFSETDEDSPVDGQEENNPSDPVVCSVSDDWIELDLSMDSLRSLGFLSDIDFQAVLESFAEFTSHQLRLGVSSPREMEGFAKKSFCISFMASHRIHQASSATTSHSGSGTAKPLSRQ, encoded by the exons ATGTTATTCGAGCAAGAAGAAAACGATCTCCAAGTGAACGACGTGGTAATGCAGGAACCTGCTCCTAGTCCCATCGATAGCGATTACTTTAGCGAAACTGATGAAGATTCACCCGTGGATGgccaagaagaaaacaacccaAGTGACCCAGTCGTTTGTTCGGTTTCGGATGATTGGATAGAACTGGACTTGTCAATGGACTCTTTGCGGTCGCTAGGTTTCCTAAGCG ATATTGATTTTCAAGCCGTTTTGGAATCTTTCGCAGAGTTCACGAGTCATCAGTTACGTTTGGGCGTGTCTAGTCCGAGGGAAATGGAag GGTTTGCTAAGAAATCATTTTGCATATCTTTTATGGCGTCGCACCGTATTCACCAAGCTTCGTCAGCTACCACCAGTCACAG CGGAAGCGGAACAGCTAAACCACTTTCTCGGCAATAA
- the LOC116924578 gene encoding extensin — MKLFAILVLIAVCVAVTTEAKTTKKPKGTLAPRPTAKPKPTALPKPTRLPVTRKPLTRKPRELLDEPELRRKGTRRPGTGKPHHPSHRPRTGRPHPSRRPREVEEQELRQNTRAPKTPKPTKAARTQKPKVTKGPKPTKAPKTPKPTKAPKTPKPTKAPKTPKPTNSP; from the exons ATGAAACTCTTCGCTATCCTCGTCCTGATCGCAGTCTGCGTCGCCGTAACCACG GAggccaagacgacgaagaAACCGAAGGGAACTCTTGCTCCTAGGCCAACAGCCAAGCCCAAACCGACTGCTCTTCCGAAGCCCACCAGGTTGCCAGTGACTCGTAAGCCATTGACTCGCAAACCCAGGGAACTTCTTGATGAGCCTGAGCTTCGTCGTAAGGGTACCCGTCGTCCAGGGACCGGCAAACCCCATCATCCATCCCATCGACCAAGGACTGGACGACCCCATCCTTCACGTAGGCCAAGGGAAGTAGAAGAGCAAGAGCTCCGTCAAAACACTCGTGCCCCCAAGACTCCTAAACCAACTAAAGCGGCCAGAACACAAAAGCCCAAAGTGACTAAAGGACCTAAGCCGACCAAGGCCCCAAAGACCCCTAAGCCTACAAAGGCCCCAAAGACCCCTAAGCCTACCAAGGCCCCAAAGACGCCTAAACCAACTAATAGCCCTTAA
- the LOC116924564 gene encoding uncharacterized protein DDB_G0286299 isoform X1: MKGYKTWLLNVDSMTKLKELRSLRHSICISPMASSNLNSNSTEFKATPILFRSAFNDRPRLASRQENVAANTEKPSTKIHQIEMVEEKVEEIPEKTNGSEENDEENGNESRYKKNATQEKDSDESDSDESDSDENDVLINGVEKVDERPTKPSRWHPTRFGSSFRLQAVRRPIDYRHPN, from the exons ATGAAAGGGTATAAAACGTGGTTGCTGAACGTCGATTCAATGACAAAGCTCAAAGAGCTCCGCAGTTTGAGACACAGCATTTGCATTTCTCCG ATGGCCAGTTCAAacttgaattcaaattcaactgAATTCAAAGCAACTCCTATTCTATTCAGATCTGCTTTCAACGATCGACCTCGATTAGCTTCCCGGCAAGAAAATGTTGCAGCTAATACCGAAAAGCCTAGCACCAAAATTCATCAAATCGAAATGGTCGAAGAGAAAGTGGAGGAAATCCCTGAGAAAACGAACGGTAGTGAAGAAAATGACGAGGAAAATGGCAACGAAAGTCGTTACAAAAAGAATGCAACACAAGAAAAGGATAGTGACGAAAGTGATAGCGATGAGAGCGACAGTGACGAGAACGACGTGCTGATTAACGGCGTCGAGAAAGTTGACGAGCGTCCAACCAAGCCAAGCCGTTGGCATCCAACTCGTTTCGGTAGCTCATTTCGGCTACAAGCTGTGCGCCGGCCAATTGATTATCGTCATCCCAACTGA
- the LOC116924564 gene encoding uncharacterized protein DDB_G0286299 isoform X2 yields the protein MQQLTWITVVISFCSAQMTMASSNLNSNSTEFKATPILFRSAFNDRPRLASRQENVAANTEKPSTKIHQIEMVEEKVEEIPEKTNGSEENDEENGNESRYKKNATQEKDSDESDSDESDSDENDVLINGVEKVDERPTKPSRWHPTRFGSSFRLQAVRRPIDYRHPN from the exons ATGCAACAATTGACTTGGATAACTGTCGTTATTTCATTCTGCAGTGCCCAGATGACC ATGGCCAGTTCAAacttgaattcaaattcaactgAATTCAAAGCAACTCCTATTCTATTCAGATCTGCTTTCAACGATCGACCTCGATTAGCTTCCCGGCAAGAAAATGTTGCAGCTAATACCGAAAAGCCTAGCACCAAAATTCATCAAATCGAAATGGTCGAAGAGAAAGTGGAGGAAATCCCTGAGAAAACGAACGGTAGTGAAGAAAATGACGAGGAAAATGGCAACGAAAGTCGTTACAAAAAGAATGCAACACAAGAAAAGGATAGTGACGAAAGTGATAGCGATGAGAGCGACAGTGACGAGAACGACGTGCTGATTAACGGCGTCGAGAAAGTTGACGAGCGTCCAACCAAGCCAAGCCGTTGGCATCCAACTCGTTTCGGTAGCTCATTTCGGCTACAAGCTGTGCGCCGGCCAATTGATTATCGTCATCCCAACTGA